Proteins from a genomic interval of Streptomyces sp. NBC_01445:
- a CDS encoding ABC transporter substrate-binding protein yields MRRRVVLLGALALTVSACGGVSQSTQGRTAHQKLADGRTFTQAIASDPGSLDPQMTVLSVAIQTDRYLYDSLLNVDAAGKPVTGLAEKWRATTTKATFSLRRGITCADGSPLTAADVAANINFVGDPANKSPFAGVTIAPGTKATADNASRTVTLTSGAPDAFLLRNAGRLPMVCAAGLRDRSLLAKGGAGTGMFTVTEAVPNDHYTLTRRKDYTWGPGAWKTNQPGLPDKVVVRVVPNATTSANLLLSGGLNAAATVGPDKKRLSAQKLFHADYLAPMGELFFNEAPGRAGRDERVRRALVQALDLTQLGKVLTSGTGTPATGMVTAEPRACTGDTVKGNVPAHDLAAARTALDAAGWRVGPSGVRVKDGKRLALTMIYATQLGPTMAPTAELAQQTWKSIGVDVKLKGVDSSGLNQALFTTGAWDVSMTPFGFELPSQAVQFMSGRTPPQGTNFAHIENAGYDSQVRRASALVGDDSCRAWLAAETSLIKRVDVVPYVHSVIPFFGTGARFEVSAGSITPSSIRMYG; encoded by the coding sequence ATGAGGCGCCGGGTCGTGCTGCTCGGCGCGCTGGCGCTGACGGTCAGCGCGTGCGGGGGAGTCTCGCAGTCCACACAGGGGCGGACCGCACACCAAAAGCTGGCGGACGGCAGGACCTTCACGCAGGCGATCGCGTCCGACCCCGGAAGCCTCGACCCGCAGATGACGGTCCTCTCGGTCGCCATCCAGACCGATCGCTACCTCTACGACTCGCTGCTCAACGTCGACGCCGCAGGAAAGCCCGTGACGGGACTGGCGGAGAAGTGGCGCGCCACGACGACGAAAGCCACCTTCAGCCTGCGGCGCGGCATCACCTGCGCCGACGGCTCGCCGCTGACCGCCGCGGACGTCGCGGCGAACATCAACTTCGTGGGCGACCCGGCGAACAAGTCCCCGTTCGCGGGGGTGACCATCGCGCCCGGAACGAAGGCGACCGCCGACAACGCGAGCCGCACCGTCACGCTCACCAGCGGAGCGCCGGACGCGTTCCTGCTGCGCAACGCGGGCCGGCTGCCGATGGTGTGCGCCGCGGGCCTGCGGGACCGTTCGCTGCTGGCCAAGGGCGGCGCGGGCACCGGCATGTTCACCGTCACCGAGGCCGTACCCAACGACCACTACACGCTCACCCGGCGCAAGGACTACACGTGGGGGCCGGGCGCGTGGAAGACCAACCAGCCGGGGCTGCCCGACAAGGTGGTCGTGCGGGTGGTCCCGAACGCCACCACCTCGGCGAACCTGCTGCTCTCCGGCGGCCTCAACGCCGCGGCCACGGTCGGGCCGGACAAGAAGCGGCTCTCCGCGCAGAAGCTGTTCCACGCCGACTACCTCGCTCCGATGGGAGAGTTGTTCTTCAACGAGGCTCCCGGCCGCGCCGGCCGGGACGAACGCGTCCGCCGCGCCCTGGTCCAGGCACTCGACCTGACGCAGCTCGGCAAGGTGCTCACCAGCGGCACCGGCACACCGGCCACGGGGATGGTCACGGCCGAACCCCGGGCCTGTACGGGCGACACCGTGAAGGGCAACGTTCCCGCGCACGACCTCGCCGCGGCCAGAACTGCGCTCGACGCGGCGGGCTGGCGCGTGGGCCCGAGTGGCGTGCGCGTCAAGGACGGCAAGCGGCTCGCCCTCACCATGATCTACGCGACGCAACTCGGGCCGACCATGGCGCCCACCGCCGAGCTGGCGCAGCAGACCTGGAAGAGCATCGGAGTCGACGTCAAGCTGAAGGGCGTCGACAGCTCCGGGCTCAACCAGGCGCTGTTCACCACCGGAGCGTGGGATGTCTCGATGACTCCCTTCGGCTTCGAACTGCCCAGCCAGGCAGTGCAGTTCATGTCGGGCAGGACGCCGCCGCAGGGCACCAACTTCGCGCACATCGAGAACGCCGGGTACGACTCTCAGGTGCGCCGGGCGTCGGCGCTGGTCGGCGACGACAGCTGCCGCGCGTGGCTCGCGGCCGAGACGTCGCTGATCAAGCGCGTCGACGTCGTCCCCTACGTCCACTCGGTCATCCCGTTCTTCGGCACCGGAGCGCGGTTCGAGGTCAGCGCGGGCTCCATCACGCCGTCGTCGATACGGATGTACGGCTGA
- a CDS encoding dipeptide/oligopeptide/nickel ABC transporter permease/ATP-binding protein translates to MTSTSQWRRRGSAWSAAARTPMGACSLALLVALAALAILGPVLWGEQAAAVDTNAIGQGPSGAHLLGTDSLGRDIFYRTLVATRFSVELAVIATAVGVTVGLLLGTLPSVLPRRAGRLITSAVDIAVAFPGLLLALFFAVIFGVGTRGAVLAIAFATAPGFARLAQTLAASVAGRDYVSAARIAGVGRLRLLVRHVLPNIGEPLLVNATISAGGALLAFASLSFLGIGVQAPRYDWGRLLGEGLDGIYVNPAAALAPGAAVVLAGLAFNLVGETVAAVVGVRTPTTRIPARPAPPARPATAEEPTAKPVLLVENLHVAFPRADGWTVPVRGVSFTVRDGEAIGVVGESGSGKSLTGLAVSRLIETPGVVTADRLEFAGTPLLTTPERELRELLGTSLAMVFQDPTSSFNPTRRIGRQLAEASEQHHGLNRREAFARAVDRLREVRIPAAERRARQYPHQFSGGMRQRAMIGMGLMGEPKLIIADEPTTALDVTVQRQVLRLLARTRETENAAILLISHDIAVVAQTCDRMLVMYAGRVVEDLPTADLMSVPRHPYTRALLAATLELDTDRDEPLAVVPGRPPEPDQVPEGCAFAARCPVATDRCRSEDPVLERVDRAHRVACWHPKGAVARESGREAAYGGAE, encoded by the coding sequence ATGACGTCGACATCGCAGTGGAGAAGGCGCGGCTCGGCCTGGTCGGCGGCCGCGCGCACCCCGATGGGGGCGTGCTCACTGGCGCTGTTGGTCGCGTTGGCCGCACTCGCCATCCTGGGACCGGTGCTGTGGGGCGAGCAGGCGGCCGCGGTCGACACGAACGCGATCGGCCAAGGCCCCTCCGGGGCACACCTGTTGGGCACCGACTCGCTCGGCCGCGACATCTTCTACCGCACGCTCGTGGCCACCCGGTTCTCGGTCGAACTCGCGGTGATCGCCACGGCGGTCGGCGTCACGGTCGGTCTCCTGCTGGGTACCTTGCCGTCGGTGCTGCCGCGCCGGGCCGGCAGGCTGATCACCTCCGCCGTGGACATCGCGGTGGCGTTCCCGGGGCTGCTTCTTGCGTTGTTCTTCGCGGTCATCTTCGGCGTGGGCACCCGAGGCGCGGTCCTTGCGATCGCGTTCGCGACGGCGCCGGGCTTCGCCAGGCTGGCGCAGACACTCGCCGCGTCGGTGGCAGGGCGGGACTACGTATCGGCGGCGCGCATCGCGGGCGTCGGCCGGCTCCGGCTGCTCGTCCGGCACGTCCTGCCCAACATCGGCGAGCCGCTGCTGGTGAACGCCACCATCAGCGCGGGCGGGGCACTGCTCGCCTTCGCCTCGCTCTCCTTCCTCGGCATCGGCGTCCAGGCACCCCGATACGACTGGGGGCGGCTCCTGGGCGAGGGACTGGACGGGATCTACGTGAACCCGGCGGCCGCGCTCGCTCCCGGCGCGGCGGTGGTGCTCGCCGGTCTCGCGTTCAACCTGGTGGGCGAGACCGTCGCCGCGGTGGTCGGCGTACGCACCCCGACCACGCGGATCCCCGCCCGGCCGGCGCCGCCCGCCCGTCCCGCCACGGCCGAGGAACCCACGGCGAAGCCGGTGCTGTTGGTGGAGAACCTGCACGTGGCGTTCCCGCGTGCGGACGGGTGGACGGTCCCGGTGCGCGGCGTGAGTTTCACCGTGCGCGACGGTGAGGCGATCGGTGTGGTCGGGGAATCCGGATCGGGCAAGAGCCTGACCGGACTGGCGGTTTCGCGGCTGATCGAGACGCCGGGTGTCGTGACCGCGGACCGGCTTGAGTTCGCGGGGACTCCGCTCCTGACGACCCCGGAGCGGGAGTTGCGCGAGTTGCTCGGCACGTCGCTGGCGATGGTCTTCCAGGATCCGACGAGCTCGTTCAACCCGACCCGGCGGATCGGCCGCCAGCTGGCTGAGGCATCGGAGCAGCACCACGGCCTCAACAGGCGCGAAGCCTTCGCCAGAGCCGTGGACCGGTTGCGCGAGGTGCGCATTCCCGCCGCGGAACGACGTGCCCGGCAGTACCCGCACCAGTTCTCCGGCGGGATGCGGCAGCGCGCGATGATCGGCATGGGGCTGATGGGCGAGCCGAAACTGATCATCGCCGACGAGCCGACGACGGCGCTGGACGTCACCGTGCAGCGCCAGGTGCTGCGCCTCCTCGCGCGGACGAGGGAGACCGAGAACGCGGCCATCCTCCTGATCAGCCACGACATCGCGGTCGTCGCGCAGACCTGTGACCGTATGCTCGTCATGTACGCGGGGCGCGTCGTCGAGGACCTCCCCACCGCCGACCTCATGTCTGTACCGAGACATCCCTACACCCGGGCGTTGCTGGCCGCGACGCTGGAACTGGACACCGACCGCGACGAGCCGCTGGCCGTGGTCCCCGGCCGCCCGCCCGAGCCGGACCAGGTGCCCGAGGGGTGCGCGTTCGCCGCCCGCTGCCCGGTGGCGACGGACCGGTGCCGGAGCGAGGACCCGGTACTGGAGCGGGTCGACCGGGCACACCGGGTCGCCTGCTGGCATCCGAAAGGCGCCGTCGCGCGGGAGTCCGGCCGGGAAGCCGCCTACGGAGGTGCCGAATGA
- a CDS encoding ABC transporter ATP-binding protein: MSALVFDEVSVRYGARRGGLTAVDQVSLTVPKGQVVGLVGESGSGKSTLARAAVGLAPVSAGRVLLGGVDVKSLPRRRPLQMVFQDPYSSLDPRMSIGESITEALPRGAHAGAAGRRAEVARLLELVNLDPDRAGMLPKHLSGGQRQRVALARALAGQPQVLIADEITSALDVSVQGAVLNLVRALQRRLDLSMLFISHNLAVVRYLSDVIAVMYLGRIVEMGPAQQVLDDPQHPYTRDLLAAAPSARTDLFDDPGDGDGIGDTEPPDPHHPPTGCRYHPRCPIGPLTHTERTLCLSSDPADDAVTRRHRAACHFSPSVSEQPAIPRGGLLR, translated from the coding sequence ATGAGCGCGCTGGTGTTTGACGAGGTGAGCGTGCGCTACGGCGCCCGGCGCGGAGGCCTGACCGCAGTGGACCAGGTCAGCCTGACCGTGCCCAAGGGACAGGTGGTCGGGCTGGTCGGGGAGTCGGGATCAGGCAAGTCGACGCTGGCACGGGCCGCGGTGGGCCTTGCACCGGTGAGCGCGGGCCGCGTCCTGCTCGGCGGCGTGGACGTGAAGAGCCTGCCGCGAAGACGGCCGCTGCAGATGGTGTTCCAGGACCCGTACTCCTCGCTGGATCCGCGGATGAGCATCGGTGAGTCGATCACCGAGGCCCTGCCGCGCGGCGCCCACGCCGGGGCCGCGGGCCGGCGGGCCGAGGTGGCGAGACTGCTCGAACTGGTCAACCTCGACCCGGACCGGGCGGGGATGCTGCCGAAGCACCTGTCAGGCGGGCAGCGGCAACGTGTCGCGCTTGCCCGCGCGTTGGCCGGGCAGCCGCAGGTACTGATCGCCGACGAGATCACGTCCGCGCTCGACGTGTCGGTGCAGGGCGCCGTGCTCAACCTGGTCCGCGCACTGCAGCGACGACTGGACCTGTCGATGCTGTTCATCTCGCACAACCTGGCCGTGGTGCGCTATCTCAGCGACGTGATCGCCGTGATGTATCTCGGCCGCATCGTGGAGATGGGCCCCGCCCAGCAAGTCCTCGACGACCCGCAACACCCCTACACGCGCGACCTGCTCGCCGCGGCCCCGTCCGCCCGCACCGACCTGTTCGACGACCCCGGTGACGGCGACGGCATCGGAGACACGGAACCGCCCGACCCGCACCACCCACCCACCGGCTGCCGCTACCACCCCCGCTGCCCGATCGGCCCGCTCACGCACACCGAGCGCACCCTCTGCCTCAGCTCCGACCCGGCCGACGACGCGGTGACCCGCCGGCACCGAGCGGCCTGCCACTTCTCCCCGAGCGTCAGCGAACAGCCCGCAATCCCACGAGGAGGCCTCCTGCGATGA
- a CDS encoding serine hydrolase, which produces MTRRLGIDDLYELTVPEQPSVSPDGSRIVYVLRAADRDGDRDVRALWQVAAAGGEARQLTRGTTDTAPTWSPDGTRIAFLRARDSAPQLWFLPTAGGEAEQVTELPLGAGAPVWSPDGNKVAFAAPVDLAAADGEDATARARWAHAPVVADRLDFKADGTGLVRTLRRHVHVLDVGTREIRQVTSGDWNAGDPAWSPDGTRLAFPGAREPDADLTLRSAAYVLDLSERAAEPQATGSGDGTAATVTWTPDGRALLVVGRGDTEIGNTKLLLVPLDGGDTIDLTAALDRNVMPGGPGYPGAAPRPTADGRVLFCVRERGCTHLYSVDLDGGAPRPVVGGAGNTVGDLAVAGDTVAILLATPSSFGEIATVGLADGTVEARTHHGESVADVELFAREEREFTISDGTVVHGWLMRDPARTGPSPLLLDIHGGPHNAWNGAADATHLYHQVLATRGWAVLLLNPRGSDGYGEKFLTAALGAWGQADAPDFLEPLDHLVAEGVADADRLAVSGYSYGGFMTCYLTSRDNRFAAAVAGGVVSDLTSMAGTSDAGHYMSVRELGGTPWAEEQPYPQQSPLTHVDQVQVPTLIVQGADDVRCPVGQAEQWFTALRERGVPARLVLYPGSSHLFILDGRPSHRADFNRRVVDWVERHARPKGSAARVPIDAAHWQRRLSELACAHRVPGAALGILRIGGDGADELVQASHGVLSKNTRVEVTDDSLFQIGSITKVWTTTVVMQLVDEGLLDLDAPIADVLPELRLADPGVARQVTMRHLLTHTSGIDGDVFTDTGRGDDCLERYVDQLAGVGQNHPLAATFSYCNSGFVLAGRVIEKLTGKTWDLAMRERLFTPLGLSHTITLPEEALLFRAAVGHLSPGGGEPTSAPVWGLPRSVGPAGLVGAATADVLAFARLHLTGGLAPNGERLLARASVDAMADRQTNLPDPHSIGDSWGLGWIRFDWDGHQVIGHDGSTIGQAAFLRLLPEQGLAVVLLTNGGSPRDLYEELYREIFSELAGVAMSRPLEPAAEPPAVDARRHAGVYERAGVRAEVLLTGEGLRLRQTLTGPLAELAPDPTQEYDLVPVSDSLFAFLAPESRTWTPVTFYTLPTGEPYVHYGVRAAPKVA; this is translated from the coding sequence ATGACCCGACGCCTTGGCATTGATGATCTGTACGAGTTGACAGTCCCCGAGCAGCCGAGTGTTTCGCCGGACGGAAGCCGGATCGTGTACGTGCTGCGCGCCGCCGACCGCGACGGCGACCGGGACGTGCGGGCGCTCTGGCAGGTCGCCGCCGCGGGCGGCGAGGCGCGGCAGCTCACCCGGGGCACGACCGACACAGCACCGACATGGTCGCCCGACGGCACGCGTATCGCGTTCCTGCGTGCCCGGGACTCGGCCCCGCAACTGTGGTTCCTGCCCACCGCCGGGGGCGAGGCCGAGCAGGTGACAGAACTCCCGCTGGGCGCCGGCGCACCGGTCTGGAGCCCGGACGGCAACAAGGTCGCCTTCGCGGCGCCGGTCGACCTCGCCGCGGCGGACGGCGAGGACGCAACCGCACGCGCACGCTGGGCGCATGCCCCGGTCGTGGCGGACAGGCTGGACTTCAAAGCCGATGGCACAGGTCTGGTACGGACCCTGCGCAGGCACGTGCACGTCCTCGACGTAGGCACACGGGAGATCCGGCAGGTCACATCGGGGGACTGGAACGCGGGCGATCCCGCCTGGTCCCCCGATGGCACCCGGCTGGCGTTCCCCGGCGCCCGCGAGCCCGACGCCGACCTCACGCTGCGGTCCGCCGCCTACGTCCTCGACCTGAGCGAGCGCGCCGCCGAACCGCAGGCGACGGGCTCCGGCGACGGCACGGCAGCCACGGTCACCTGGACCCCTGACGGTCGGGCGCTGCTGGTCGTCGGGCGGGGGGACACCGAGATCGGGAACACCAAACTACTGCTGGTGCCGCTGGACGGCGGCGACACCATCGACCTGACGGCTGCCCTCGACCGGAACGTGATGCCGGGCGGCCCCGGCTATCCCGGCGCGGCGCCACGCCCGACAGCGGACGGCCGCGTGCTGTTCTGCGTGCGGGAGCGCGGCTGCACCCACCTCTACTCGGTCGACCTCGACGGCGGCGCGCCGCGACCAGTCGTCGGGGGCGCGGGGAACACCGTCGGCGACCTGGCCGTCGCGGGCGACACCGTGGCGATCCTCCTCGCCACGCCGTCCTCGTTCGGCGAGATCGCGACGGTCGGCCTCGCCGACGGGACGGTCGAGGCGCGCACACACCACGGCGAGAGCGTCGCCGACGTCGAGCTGTTCGCCCGTGAGGAGCGGGAGTTCACGATCTCCGACGGCACCGTGGTCCATGGCTGGCTGATGCGCGACCCGGCCCGTACCGGCCCTTCGCCTCTGCTACTGGACATCCACGGCGGCCCGCACAACGCATGGAACGGCGCGGCCGACGCCACCCACCTCTACCACCAGGTGCTCGCCACGCGCGGCTGGGCGGTGCTGCTGCTCAACCCACGCGGGAGCGACGGCTACGGCGAGAAGTTCCTCACCGCGGCGCTCGGCGCGTGGGGACAGGCGGACGCGCCTGACTTCCTCGAACCACTGGATCACCTCGTCGCCGAGGGGGTCGCCGACGCCGACCGGCTGGCCGTGTCCGGCTACAGCTACGGCGGCTTCATGACCTGCTACCTGACGAGCCGCGACAACAGGTTCGCGGCTGCGGTCGCGGGCGGGGTGGTCAGCGATCTGACCAGCATGGCGGGCACCTCGGACGCAGGCCACTACATGAGCGTGCGCGAACTGGGCGGCACCCCGTGGGCCGAGGAACAGCCGTACCCGCAGCAGTCGCCGCTCACCCACGTCGACCAGGTCCAGGTACCGACGCTCATCGTGCAGGGCGCCGACGACGTGCGCTGTCCCGTGGGCCAGGCGGAACAGTGGTTCACCGCGCTGCGTGAGCGGGGCGTCCCGGCCCGGCTGGTGCTGTACCCCGGCAGCTCGCACCTGTTCATCCTCGACGGCAGGCCCTCGCACCGGGCCGACTTCAACCGACGCGTCGTCGACTGGGTGGAGCGGCACGCAAGGCCCAAGGGAAGCGCGGCGCGGGTGCCGATCGACGCCGCGCACTGGCAGCGGCGGCTGAGCGAACTGGCTTGCGCACATCGGGTACCCGGAGCGGCGCTCGGCATCCTGCGCATCGGCGGCGACGGCGCCGACGAGCTGGTGCAGGCGAGCCACGGCGTCCTGAGCAAGAACACCCGCGTCGAGGTCACCGACGACTCGCTGTTCCAGATCGGCTCGATCACCAAGGTGTGGACGACGACCGTCGTGATGCAACTGGTCGACGAGGGGCTGCTCGACCTCGACGCGCCGATAGCGGACGTCCTGCCCGAGCTGCGACTGGCCGATCCGGGGGTGGCGAGGCAGGTGACCATGCGCCATCTGCTGACCCACACCAGCGGCATCGACGGCGACGTGTTCACCGACACCGGCCGTGGCGACGACTGCCTGGAGCGCTACGTCGACCAGCTCGCGGGCGTCGGACAGAACCACCCGCTCGCGGCGACCTTCTCCTACTGCAACTCGGGATTCGTCCTCGCCGGCCGGGTCATCGAGAAGCTGACCGGCAAGACCTGGGACCTCGCGATGCGCGAGCGGCTGTTCACCCCGCTCGGCCTGAGCCACACGATCACGCTGCCGGAGGAAGCGCTGCTGTTCCGCGCGGCGGTCGGCCATCTCTCGCCCGGCGGCGGCGAGCCGACGTCCGCGCCGGTCTGGGGGCTGCCGCGCTCGGTCGGTCCCGCCGGTCTGGTCGGCGCGGCGACCGCGGACGTCCTGGCGTTCGCCCGGCTGCACCTGACCGGCGGGCTGGCACCCAACGGCGAGCGCCTGCTCGCGCGGGCGTCGGTGGACGCGATGGCCGACAGGCAGACGAACCTGCCCGATCCGCACAGCATCGGCGACTCCTGGGGCCTGGGCTGGATACGTTTCGACTGGGACGGGCACCAGGTCATCGGCCACGACGGCAGCACGATCGGCCAGGCGGCGTTCCTGAGGCTGCTCCCCGAGCAAGGACTCGCGGTGGTGCTGCTCACCAACGGCGGCAGTCCACGCGACCTGTACGAGGAGCTGTACCGGGAGATCTTCTCGGAGCTGGCCGGGGTGGCCATGTCGCGTCCACTCGAGCCGGCCGCCGAACCTCCCGCCGTGGACGCGCGGCGGCACGCCGGTGTGTACGAGCGGGCCGGGGTGCGCGCCGAGGTTCTGCTGACCGGGGAAGGGCTGCGCCTGCGCCAGACCCTCACCGGTCCCCTGGCCGAACTCGCGCCGGATCCGACGCAGGAGTACGACCTGGTACCGGTCTCCGACAGCCTGTTCGCGTTCCTCGCGCCGGAATCACGGACCTGGACCCCGGTCACGTTCTACACGCTGCCCACCGGCGAGCCGTACGTGCACTACGGGGTGCGGGCGGCCCCGAAGGTGGCCTGA
- a CDS encoding ABC transporter permease: MATAAVAAASRAGIRGGPWLPFARRRLRRFLVALWVLLTTAFLMIHLVPGDPVRAALGMTAPTDLVEARRQALGLNDPLWVQYGHYLSNLFTGDFGTSMTSNLPVAQVIGDRLPATLALAVPAFVVVVALAIPLGVLFAVLTRGGRRRGVELGFTSVSVFLAAVPEFLVAVGLVAFFAVRLGWFPVAGSGGASTFVLPVTALATGATAVLARIVRVEMLSVLGDDFVRTARAKRLPARLVYVRHALPSALTATLTLGGLMLTAMVAGTVLVENVFAWPGLGSTIVQSILAKDYPTVQGIVLVYGIGVLLVNLAVDVLLALLDPRSTIRES; encoded by the coding sequence ATGGCCACCGCTGCAGTGGCGGCCGCCTCGCGTGCCGGAATCCGGGGCGGCCCGTGGCTGCCGTTCGCACGGCGCAGGCTGCGGCGATTCCTCGTCGCGCTGTGGGTGCTGCTGACCACGGCATTCCTGATGATCCACCTGGTCCCGGGCGACCCGGTCCGGGCGGCGCTGGGAATGACCGCACCCACCGACCTGGTCGAGGCCCGGCGCCAAGCACTCGGCCTGAACGACCCGTTGTGGGTGCAGTACGGCCACTACCTCAGCAACCTGTTCACCGGCGACTTCGGTACATCGATGACGAGCAACCTGCCGGTGGCGCAGGTGATCGGCGACCGTCTGCCCGCGACGCTCGCGCTGGCCGTGCCGGCGTTCGTGGTGGTGGTCGCCCTGGCGATTCCGCTCGGCGTGCTGTTCGCGGTGTTGACCAGGGGCGGCAGACGGCGGGGCGTCGAGCTGGGATTCACCTCGGTGAGCGTGTTCCTGGCCGCCGTCCCTGAGTTCCTCGTCGCCGTCGGCCTCGTCGCGTTCTTCGCCGTGCGCCTTGGCTGGTTCCCGGTCGCCGGGAGCGGCGGCGCGAGCACGTTCGTGCTGCCGGTGACGGCACTGGCGACCGGGGCGACGGCGGTGCTGGCGCGGATCGTACGGGTGGAGATGTTGTCTGTGCTCGGCGACGACTTCGTCCGCACCGCCCGGGCGAAGCGGCTGCCCGCCCGGCTCGTGTACGTCCGGCACGCCCTGCCGAGCGCGCTGACCGCCACGCTGACGTTGGGCGGGCTGATGCTCACCGCGATGGTCGCCGGGACGGTGCTGGTGGAGAACGTCTTCGCCTGGCCCGGGCTCGGCTCGACGATCGTGCAGTCGATTCTGGCGAAGGACTATCCGACGGTGCAGGGCATCGTGCTCGTCTACGGCATCGGGGTGCTGCTGGTGAACCTGGCGGTCGACGTGCTGCTGGCGCTGCTCGACCCGCGCTCGACCATCCGGGAGAGCTGA
- a CDS encoding helix-turn-helix domain-containing protein yields the protein MRTYDRENGTALVETLTALLDSLGNVLGASASLDVHPNTFRYRLRRAAEIAGTDLNDPGKRFAAMLELRVMRADSP from the coding sequence GTGCGCACCTACGACCGAGAAAACGGCACCGCCCTGGTCGAGACTCTGACCGCCTTGCTGGACAGTCTCGGAAATGTTCTGGGCGCCTCCGCCTCGCTCGACGTGCATCCGAACACCTTCCGATACCGGCTGCGGCGGGCCGCGGAGATCGCCGGGACGGACCTGAACGACCCCGGGAAACGCTTCGCCGCGATGCTCGAACTCCGCGTCATGCGAGCGGACTCTCCATGA
- a CDS encoding serine hydrolase produces MNAIAEEIAAVFAEAGAQGFLHAREIGVTDGPEVAVGADAPVVLASVFKIPVAVAYVREVAAGRLDETERTRVTARYRVGGIGTAGCVDDVEMSWRDLALFMLTMSDNAATDVVFHRVGQDAVDRVLTDLGLSRTRIRGCCEDLFASLLSDLGAGEGDDAEAVLAAAAPEQLWKLAVLDPARTTSSTPREITRLLDAIWTDRAADPGACEKVRAIMGRQIWPHRISSGLDTGVQVAAKTGTLPAIRNEAGVLTYPDGRQYAVAVFTRADSLEDRRPAVDTSIGRAARLAVDHLRHGVTS; encoded by the coding sequence GTGAACGCCATCGCCGAAGAGATCGCCGCGGTCTTCGCCGAGGCGGGAGCGCAAGGGTTCCTGCACGCCCGTGAGATCGGGGTGACCGACGGCCCCGAGGTCGCCGTCGGCGCGGACGCCCCGGTGGTCCTGGCGTCGGTCTTCAAGATCCCGGTCGCGGTCGCCTACGTCCGCGAGGTGGCCGCCGGACGGCTGGACGAGACCGAACGGACCCGGGTCACCGCGCGCTACCGCGTCGGCGGGATCGGCACGGCCGGGTGCGTCGACGACGTGGAGATGAGCTGGCGCGACCTGGCGCTGTTCATGCTGACCATGAGCGACAACGCGGCCACCGACGTCGTGTTCCACCGGGTCGGACAGGACGCCGTGGACCGCGTGCTCACCGACCTCGGGCTGTCCCGCACGCGTATCCGCGGCTGCTGCGAGGACCTGTTCGCGTCGTTGCTGTCCGACCTCGGTGCCGGCGAAGGCGACGACGCGGAGGCCGTGCTCGCCGCGGCCGCCCCGGAACAGCTGTGGAAGCTGGCGGTGCTGGACCCGGCCAGGACGACGTCGTCCACCCCGCGGGAGATCACCCGGCTGCTCGACGCGATCTGGACCGACCGCGCGGCCGATCCCGGGGCCTGCGAGAAGGTCCGCGCGATCATGGGACGGCAGATCTGGCCGCACAGGATCTCGTCCGGCCTCGACACCGGGGTCCAGGTGGCGGCCAAGACGGGCACGCTTCCCGCGATCCGCAACGAAGCAGGTGTGCTGACCTACCCGGACGGCAGGCAGTACGCCGTCGCGGTGTTCACCCGCGCGGACTCCCTGGAGGACCGCCGGCCCGCTGTCGATACCTCGATCGGCAGGGCCGCCCGGCTCGCCGTGGACCATCTCCGCCACGGAGTGACGTCATGA